Proteins from a single region of Desulfobacter postgatei 2ac9:
- the efpL gene encoding elongation factor P-like protein EfpL, protein MPKACDLKKGQVVDIGGEPYLVKHIDVKTPSARGAVTLYKVRFSSIKTRQKYEESYKGNDMLDDVGLQRKPVQYLYPDGDLHVFMDSVEYGQYLISQDNIEDELVWLTDGMEDIVGMFIDGNLVAIEIPASLVFEITQTAPGMKGASATARTKPATLSNGVEIQVPEYLEIGEMVKVNTETRKYISRA, encoded by the coding sequence ATGCCAAAAGCATGTGATTTAAAAAAGGGCCAGGTGGTGGACATCGGCGGTGAACCGTATCTGGTTAAACATATTGATGTAAAAACCCCGTCGGCAAGAGGGGCTGTCACCCTTTACAAAGTCAGGTTCAGCAGTATCAAGACCCGCCAGAAATATGAAGAATCATACAAAGGCAATGATATGCTTGATGATGTGGGCCTGCAAAGAAAACCTGTCCAGTACCTCTATCCGGACGGGGACCTGCATGTGTTCATGGACAGTGTGGAATATGGTCAGTATCTGATTTCCCAAGACAATATTGAAGATGAGCTGGTCTGGCTCACGGACGGCATGGAAGATATTGTGGGCATGTTCATTGACGGCAATCTGGTGGCCATTGAAATTCCCGCCTCCCTTGTTTTTGAAATCACACAAACCGCTCCGGGCATGAAAGGGGCCAGCGCGACGGCCCGAACAAAACCTGCCACCCTTTCCAACGGGGTTGAGATCCAGGTGCCTGAATATCTTGAAATCGGAGAGATGGTCAAGGTCAATACAGAAACCAGAAAATATATCTCCAGAGCTTAA
- a CDS encoding DHHA2 domain-containing protein: MANKTKDPLNLFLSDARARAQAHDIDMLVFGNEAADLDSVVSAIGLAWVLRTGQKPCVTLPLIPIKRDDFRLKTESRWVLSQTGVDAENLFFLDDIQPLDRLMSRVREFALVDHNRLTNGFSKYKEKVMRIMDHHEDLKLYPNALRRIEPVGSCATLVGEELIHGSRGEIPRSLAALLLGAILIDTVNLDPEAGRATPRDHEMARHLQPIAGLETDNFYQGIRAAKSDISEMGTRDLLRRDCKTFRFNKVSCTVASVPLALEQWMIRDNGLANGIESYAGEIQADILMTMNTQRTPEFSRGIAVFCKSPVLYTTIFAILTLNLDLEIIPPPQGFNCGDVHFYRQGNLNLSRKKLEPILDRYFSNLEQPY; this comes from the coding sequence ATGGCTAATAAAACAAAAGACCCGCTCAACCTGTTTTTGTCTGATGCCCGCGCCAGGGCCCAAGCCCACGATATTGATATGCTGGTTTTCGGAAACGAAGCAGCAGACCTGGATTCCGTGGTTTCTGCCATTGGTTTGGCCTGGGTACTGAGAACCGGCCAAAAACCCTGTGTGACATTGCCTTTGATCCCCATTAAAAGGGATGATTTCCGCCTGAAAACAGAAAGCCGGTGGGTACTCTCCCAGACAGGTGTTGATGCGGAAAACCTTTTTTTCCTGGACGATATCCAGCCATTGGACAGACTCATGTCCCGGGTCAGGGAATTTGCCCTGGTGGATCATAACCGGTTGACAAATGGTTTTTCAAAATACAAAGAAAAAGTCATGCGTATCATGGATCACCATGAAGACTTAAAGCTGTATCCCAATGCCCTGCGCCGGATTGAACCCGTTGGTTCCTGTGCCACCCTGGTGGGCGAAGAGTTGATCCACGGCAGTAGAGGGGAAATACCCCGAAGCCTGGCCGCCCTTTTGCTAGGGGCTATTCTGATTGATACCGTCAACCTTGACCCCGAAGCCGGACGGGCAACCCCCAGGGACCATGAGATGGCAAGGCATCTGCAACCCATCGCCGGCCTGGAAACAGACAATTTTTACCAGGGAATTCGCGCAGCCAAATCAGACATCAGTGAAATGGGCACAAGGGACCTGCTCAGACGAGACTGTAAGACATTTCGATTCAACAAAGTAAGCTGCACCGTTGCATCGGTGCCTTTGGCCCTTGAACAATGGATGATCAGGGACAATGGTCTTGCCAACGGGATTGAAAGCTATGCCGGCGAAATTCAGGCAGATATTTTAATGACCATGAACACCCAGCGCACCCCTGAATTTTCAAGGGGGATTGCCGTGTTCTGCAAATCCCCCGTTCTTTACACAACCATTTTTGCCATACTGACATTGAACCTTGACCTGGAAATAATTCCCCCGCCCCAAGGCTTTAACTGCGGAGACGTTCATTTTTACCGCCAGGGAAACCTCAACCTGTCCAGAAAAAAACTTGAGCCGATACTGGACCGGTATTTTTCAAACCTTGAGCAACCGTATTAA
- a CDS encoding dihydrolipoyl dehydrogenase, whose amino-acid sequence MSKEYDVAIIGAGTAGLTAQEEVVKHTDNYVLIDDGPLGTTCARVGCMPSKALIAVADDFHKCSFFDEYGIDGAKGLIPDHQRIMARVRSMRDEFSGGVIQEMSGFMDKVIRKRAEFLDPNTLDLGDETIRAKSIIIATGSKPFIPDSWLPFKEFIIDTDQFFELETLPKTMAVFGLGAVGIELGQALHRLGVRVTVISRRKTAGGLTDPKLAEYAFDHFSKEMHIELGTAQILGKTPTGLEVGCGSKRWSVDRVLIATGRRPGLQDLNLKNLKVDLDAKGMPVFNPETLQVGDLPVFLAGDVNGLKPVLHEAADDGTIAGYNACAGTMARFKKRIPLQITFSSPDIAIAGLSHKALTEKGIDYVVGEASWEELGRARMMLGKAAGRARIYAEPQKGRLLGAELMAPAGEHMAHLLALAMGANLTIKEILGMPFYHPVPEEALLDAFLQIATQITDPVSMPILQRIKGKPHG is encoded by the coding sequence ATGTCAAAAGAATACGATGTGGCGATTATCGGGGCAGGCACAGCCGGACTGACAGCCCAGGAAGAGGTGGTCAAACACACGGATAACTATGTGCTCATTGATGACGGCCCCCTGGGCACCACCTGTGCAAGGGTGGGCTGCATGCCATCCAAGGCGCTGATTGCGGTGGCCGATGACTTTCACAAATGCAGTTTTTTTGATGAATACGGCATTGACGGCGCCAAAGGCCTGATCCCGGATCATCAAAGGATCATGGCGCGGGTCCGGTCCATGCGGGATGAATTCTCAGGCGGCGTGATCCAGGAGATGTCCGGGTTCATGGATAAGGTGATCCGGAAAAGGGCCGAATTTCTGGACCCCAATACCCTGGATTTAGGAGATGAAACCATCCGTGCCAAAAGCATTATCATCGCCACCGGCTCAAAGCCCTTTATACCTGATTCCTGGCTGCCGTTTAAAGAATTTATAATCGACACGGACCAGTTCTTTGAACTGGAAACCCTGCCCAAAACCATGGCCGTGTTTGGGTTGGGTGCCGTCGGCATTGAGCTGGGCCAGGCCCTGCACCGATTAGGGGTCCGGGTGACAGTTATCAGCCGCCGTAAAACCGCAGGGGGCCTGACCGACCCCAAACTTGCCGAATATGCCTTTGATCATTTTTCCAAGGAGATGCACATTGAGCTGGGCACCGCGCAAATTCTGGGCAAAACCCCAACCGGTCTTGAAGTGGGATGCGGCAGTAAACGCTGGTCTGTGGACCGGGTGCTTATTGCCACGGGCCGACGGCCCGGGCTTCAAGATTTAAACCTTAAAAACTTAAAGGTTGACCTGGATGCCAAAGGGATGCCGGTCTTTAATCCTGAAACCTTGCAGGTAGGAGACCTGCCCGTGTTTTTGGCCGGGGATGTGAACGGGCTTAAACCCGTTCTCCATGAAGCCGCCGATGACGGCACCATTGCAGGATACAACGCCTGTGCCGGTACCATGGCCCGGTTTAAAAAACGAATACCGCTGCAAATCACCTTTTCTTCACCGGATATTGCCATTGCAGGCCTCTCCCACAAAGCCCTGACGGAAAAAGGCATTGATTATGTGGTGGGCGAGGCCTCCTGGGAAGAACTTGGAAGGGCCAGAATGATGCTCGGCAAAGCTGCCGGGCGGGCCAGAATTTACGCCGAACCCCAAAAGGGGCGGCTGCTGGGTGCAGAGCTCATGGCGCCGGCCGGCGAGCATATGGCCCATCTTCTAGCCCTGGCCATGGGAGCGAATCTGACAATCAAAGAAATTCTGGGCATGCCCTTTTATCACCCCGTGCCTGAAGAGGCGCTTTTGGATGCTTTTCTCCAGATCGCTACACAAATCACCGATCCTGTCTCCATGCCAATCCTGCAAAGAATAAAGGGCAAGCCCCATGGCTAA
- a CDS encoding gamma carbonic anhydrase family protein, with amino-acid sequence MTLYVFKNIQPKIDDSVFIAPTAQIIGDVNIGRDSSVWFQTVVRGDTATITIGERTNIQDLSMCHADAGIPLTIGNGVTVGHQCCLHGCTIEDDCLIGMGATVMNQAVIGTGSVVAAGAVVLEKTIIPPYSLVIGSPGKVKKTYENKEEIKQMMKNSSNHYAGNAKTFADKDLFYEIKQ; translated from the coding sequence ATGACTTTATACGTATTCAAAAATATCCAGCCTAAAATTGATGATTCCGTATTTATTGCGCCAACGGCTCAAATTATTGGTGATGTAAATATCGGCCGGGACTCTTCGGTCTGGTTTCAAACGGTTGTCCGGGGGGATACCGCCACCATCACCATCGGTGAACGAACAAATATCCAGGATCTTTCCATGTGCCATGCGGATGCGGGGATCCCTTTAACGATCGGTAACGGTGTTACCGTTGGGCATCAGTGCTGTCTCCATGGCTGCACCATTGAAGACGACTGCCTGATCGGTATGGGTGCCACGGTGATGAATCAGGCGGTTATCGGCACCGGATCTGTTGTCGCCGCAGGTGCGGTGGTGCTGGAAAAAACTATTATTCCGCCATATTCCCTTGTCATCGGATCCCCGGGAAAGGTGAAAAAGACCTATGAAAACAAAGAAGAAATTAAACAGATGATGAAAAATTCCTCCAACCATTATGCCGGAAACGCCAAAACCTTTGCCGACAAAGATCTCTTTTATGAAATCAAACAATGA
- a CDS encoding PaaI family thioesterase: MFDYPLYLKQLTAGEPVNNPFLDFLQIKAETVEKGYARFSMKIRPEFLQGAGIMQGGLGIALSSEAAAHAVMSTMAPGENLTTIELKNNFLSMASQGRLTAEATVFKRGRTLVFVDCTVKDDTGKYISKSSATLMIIPPKTD, from the coding sequence ATGTTTGACTACCCCCTATACCTGAAACAGCTGACGGCAGGAGAGCCGGTCAACAACCCTTTTCTGGATTTTTTACAGATCAAGGCCGAGACGGTTGAAAAAGGATATGCCCGGTTCAGCATGAAAATACGCCCCGAATTTCTCCAGGGTGCCGGGATCATGCAGGGCGGTTTAGGCATTGCCCTGTCCAGTGAAGCAGCGGCCCATGCGGTGATGAGTACCATGGCACCAGGCGAAAATCTGACAACCATAGAATTGAAAAACAACTTTCTTTCCATGGCGTCCCAGGGCCGCCTGACTGCTGAAGCCACGGTGTTCAAACGGGGCAGGACCCTTGTTTTTGTGGACTGCACAGTCAAAGATGACACAGGAAAATATATTTCAAAAAGCAGCGCCACCCTGATGATAATTCCACCCAAGACAGATTAA
- the nhaD gene encoding sodium:proton antiporter NhaD, with translation MHTLLIVVFVLAYSAIAFEHPLRVSKSASALLGAGIMWTIYAVATGNHHLVTEQLNENLAATAQIIFFLLGAMTIVELVDAHDGFEVITSRITTTSQSVLIVLIGIVTFFLSAMLDNLTTTIVMVSLTKKLLDNHEDRLIFAGIIVIAANAGGAWSPIGDVTTTMLWIGGQISSLGIIKSVFLASVANLAIPLIVVSFMLKGKSVGKKQKRMAPGQPQSSNGTWCSLSA, from the coding sequence ATGCATACGCTATTAATTGTTGTCTTTGTTTTGGCCTATTCTGCCATCGCCTTTGAGCATCCGCTCAGGGTAAGCAAGTCAGCCTCCGCCCTGCTGGGCGCGGGCATCATGTGGACGATTTACGCTGTTGCCACAGGAAATCACCATCTGGTGACAGAACAGCTCAATGAGAATCTTGCAGCCACAGCCCAGATTATCTTTTTTCTGCTTGGTGCCATGACCATTGTTGAGCTGGTGGATGCCCATGACGGATTTGAGGTGATTACCTCCCGGATTACCACCACCAGTCAGAGTGTTCTGATTGTACTCATCGGGATTGTCACCTTTTTTCTTTCCGCCATGCTGGACAACCTGACCACCACCATTGTCATGGTATCATTGACCAAAAAACTATTGGATAATCACGAGGACCGCCTGATTTTTGCAGGAATTATTGTTATTGCCGCCAACGCAGGTGGGGCCTGGTCTCCCATTGGTGATGTTACCACGACCATGCTGTGGATCGGGGGCCAGATCTCTTCATTAGGGATCATCAAATCGGTATTCTTGGCGTCCGTCGCAAATCTTGCTATTCCCCTGATTGTCGTCAGCTTTATGCTCAAAGGCAAGTCTGTGGGGAAAAAGCAGAAAAGAATGGCTCCGGGACAACCACAAAGTTCCAACGGGACCTGGTGTTCGCTGTCGGCTTAG
- a CDS encoding SLC13 family permease yields MVPVFKEITHLPPFMGILTGLGVLWLVAELVHKEKPDEEKQHLTIVHALAKIDMASILFFVGILLAVAILENTHILTALATWLNKTIGQQSIIVAFIGVISAIIDNVPLVAASMGMYDMHQFPMDNFLWTFLAFCAGTGGSLLIIGSAAGVAAMGLEKINFFWYVKKISQLAMLGYIAGILVFLIQFKLLHG; encoded by the coding sequence ATGGTGCCGGTGTTCAAGGAGATAACCCATTTGCCGCCGTTTATGGGAATCCTGACCGGTCTTGGCGTTCTCTGGCTGGTGGCAGAGCTTGTCCACAAGGAGAAACCCGACGAAGAAAAGCAGCATCTGACCATAGTGCATGCCCTGGCCAAAATAGATATGGCATCCATTCTCTTTTTTGTCGGTATTCTGCTGGCTGTGGCAATCCTGGAAAATACCCATATTCTGACGGCACTGGCAACCTGGCTCAACAAGACCATTGGTCAACAAAGCATTATCGTTGCGTTTATCGGTGTCATCAGTGCAATCATTGACAATGTGCCTCTGGTGGCCGCATCTATGGGGATGTATGATATGCATCAATTTCCCATGGATAATTTCCTGTGGACCTTCCTGGCCTTCTGTGCAGGAACCGGCGGCTCTCTGCTGATCATTGGTTCGGCGGCAGGCGTTGCTGCCATGGGCCTGGAGAAAATTAACTTTTTCTGGTATGTGAAAAAAATCAGCCAGCTGGCAATGCTTGGCTATATTGCAGGCATCTTGGTATTCCTGATCCAGTTCAAACTGCTCCATGGCTGA
- a CDS encoding 3'-5' exonuclease: protein MTVNSSHRINIEAGNEILAISKAINLFADHYETLQKNIKEEINRKRAELEIEKNMLALFFDELPQGIIACNTEGEINLFNKKAKILEAQNHIIGIGRSIFDIIDRDIITNALYEINVKKLKNHAAASSSFITLSPGNVLIQADISPITDRRDNFAGFMVVFYNIGKDFELYAKIDNIFKSTANKILTYLDKIKKENMTTPEIAAIEENLKKSEQDYIEKIKERLPFLVVSDRDIITTIQKRAGEKLNISLKPEFPAHINWIRIETYSFINAFLSILTIFKNKTFKKTFNCKLFKEANFLAIFFHIPDAEKNLDIFKDDNFFLTLKDFVNYHEAQISLSFNEKSEKGLKILIPLAEMKEPEGVRNIVIEREAYERPDFFDFDLFTKRKTDSKLNDMRLKDIVYTVFDTETTGLDTRNDEIISIGGVRIVNGRILCGEKFDQLIDPKMNIPLESEKFHGINDEMVKGKPDIKEILPLFYKFSKDTVLVAHNAAFDMKMFSMKEAQTGIKFDNPVLDTLLLALIVYPMHEKHNMAAIASFAGVDIVGRHTAIGDASATAGIFLKLIPLLAKKGIHTLNDAINVSKKTLYSKLKY from the coding sequence TTGACGGTTAATTCTTCCCACCGGATCAATATCGAAGCCGGAAACGAAATTTTAGCGATCTCAAAAGCCATAAACCTTTTTGCGGATCATTACGAAACGCTGCAGAAAAATATAAAAGAAGAGATAAACAGAAAAAGAGCCGAACTCGAAATAGAAAAAAATATGCTCGCATTATTTTTTGACGAGCTCCCGCAAGGCATAATCGCCTGCAACACCGAAGGAGAGATAAATCTTTTCAACAAAAAAGCCAAAATCTTAGAGGCTCAAAACCATATTATCGGAATCGGCAGATCTATTTTTGATATTATCGATAGAGATATAATAACAAATGCGCTTTATGAAATAAACGTGAAAAAACTTAAGAATCATGCAGCGGCATCGTCTTCTTTCATAACCTTAAGCCCCGGCAATGTTTTGATACAGGCGGACATCTCGCCGATAACGGATCGGCGTGACAATTTTGCCGGCTTTATGGTCGTTTTTTATAACATAGGAAAAGACTTTGAGCTTTACGCAAAAATTGACAACATCTTCAAATCCACCGCAAACAAGATTCTTACTTATCTCGATAAGATAAAAAAAGAGAACATGACAACACCGGAGATCGCCGCCATCGAAGAAAATTTAAAAAAATCCGAACAAGACTATATCGAGAAGATAAAAGAGCGTCTGCCGTTTCTGGTGGTTTCAGACAGGGACATCATAACTACTATCCAGAAAAGAGCCGGAGAAAAGCTTAACATATCCCTAAAGCCCGAGTTCCCGGCTCATATAAACTGGATAAGGATCGAAACTTACTCTTTTATTAATGCTTTTTTATCTATTTTGACGATTTTCAAAAATAAGACTTTTAAAAAAACGTTTAACTGCAAGCTTTTTAAAGAGGCAAATTTTCTGGCAATTTTTTTTCATATTCCGGATGCCGAGAAAAATTTGGATATTTTTAAAGATGATAATTTTTTTTTAACGCTGAAAGATTTTGTGAACTATCATGAGGCGCAAATCAGTTTAAGTTTTAATGAAAAGAGCGAAAAAGGGCTAAAAATTCTGATACCGCTTGCAGAGATGAAAGAGCCGGAGGGTGTGCGCAACATCGTGATTGAGCGAGAGGCCTACGAGCGGCCGGATTTTTTCGATTTCGATCTTTTTACAAAGCGGAAAACCGATTCCAAATTAAATGATATGCGTTTAAAAGATATCGTGTATACGGTTTTCGATACGGAAACGACCGGTCTAGATACCAGAAATGACGAAATAATTTCGATAGGCGGGGTCAGAATCGTAAACGGCAGGATTTTATGCGGAGAAAAATTCGACCAGCTTATAGACCCGAAAATGAACATTCCGCTCGAATCTGAAAAATTTCACGGCATAAATGATGAGATGGTTAAGGGAAAGCCCGATATAAAAGAAATTTTGCCGCTTTTTTATAAATTTTCCAAAGATACGGTTTTGGTGGCGCATAATGCGGCATTCGATATGAAGATGTTTTCTATGAAAGAGGCCCAAACCGGAATAAAGTTTGACAACCCGGTTTTAGACACCCTCCTGCTTGCCCTAATAGTTTATCCTATGCACGAAAAACATAATATGGCGGCTATCGCGAGTTTTGCCGGCGTTGATATTGTGGGACGCCACACAGCTATCGGCGATGCCTCGGCAACGGCCGGGATCTTTCTTAAGCTTATTCCGCTTCTTGCTAAAAAAGGTATTCACACTTTAAATGACGCGATCAACGTCTCTAAAAAGACTTTATACTCAAAACTGAAATATTAA
- a CDS encoding DUF3375 domain-containing protein produces the protein MNFTGLQAKYRRIFDDSKAWKLLRADNAPIILSFLASIFAEESEVPFSRARIDLDAELIRLGELGVWETDTSAGVYLNLWIKAGWLREMDDMLSKTEAAEIALRFCKSLDEKANVTTASHLRIVQEAVRELLVAISTNPEERLVLLEEKKAAIQYEIDQLHAGVIVELSAAEQAERIREIYQLASVLPGDFRRVEDEIRMLDQSLRVQIIEADTTRGDVLQSVMEQETVLENTDAGRAFEGFFQLLCEQNRSMEFRDQLRTVLNQPAADHLTPPQKHFLTQLMRELTRESDRVFKIRRRTEEGLRNYIESGWARENLAVDRLLSRLERTAVALRERSLNPRCLTRLSLPVGPVQINSPEKMRLRTPDEKLDTSGIREKKNSDKPSFEMLNILDTVRIRHVAEKARSALARHGPMTIGEIAAIHPLTAGLEELVAFLRVAKAVGAASMDRQEKIELRDKQGHFMRASIPCFLLSAELFPENPDNLNI, from the coding sequence TTGAACTTCACTGGGCTGCAAGCAAAATATCGTCGAATTTTTGATGACAGCAAGGCTTGGAAACTTCTCCGGGCGGACAATGCCCCGATCATCCTGTCCTTTCTTGCCTCTATTTTTGCCGAGGAAAGCGAAGTGCCTTTCAGTCGGGCCAGGATCGACCTTGATGCGGAACTGATCCGGCTTGGGGAGCTTGGCGTATGGGAAACCGATACCAGTGCCGGGGTCTACCTTAACCTGTGGATCAAAGCGGGCTGGCTTCGGGAGATGGACGACATGCTCTCCAAAACAGAGGCGGCAGAGATCGCGCTTCGTTTTTGCAAAAGCCTGGATGAAAAGGCCAATGTGACTACGGCCTCGCACCTGCGGATTGTCCAGGAGGCCGTCCGGGAACTGCTGGTGGCTATCAGTACCAACCCCGAGGAGCGCCTGGTCCTGCTGGAAGAAAAAAAGGCGGCGATCCAGTACGAAATTGACCAGCTGCACGCAGGCGTTATAGTTGAACTGTCTGCGGCAGAGCAGGCAGAGAGAATTCGTGAGATTTATCAGCTGGCATCGGTGCTGCCCGGAGACTTTCGCCGTGTGGAAGATGAAATCCGGATGCTTGACCAGTCCCTTCGCGTTCAAATCATAGAGGCGGACACCACCCGCGGGGATGTGCTGCAGTCTGTCATGGAGCAGGAGACCGTGCTTGAGAATACAGATGCCGGAAGAGCATTCGAAGGATTTTTCCAGCTGCTGTGCGAGCAGAACCGGTCCATGGAGTTCCGGGACCAGCTGCGCACGGTGTTAAATCAGCCCGCTGCAGACCACCTGACCCCACCCCAGAAACATTTTCTCACCCAGCTCATGCGGGAGCTGACCCGGGAGAGCGACCGGGTTTTCAAGATCAGGCGACGGACCGAAGAGGGCTTGAGAAATTACATTGAAAGCGGCTGGGCCAGGGAGAACCTGGCTGTGGACCGGCTGCTTTCCAGGCTGGAAAGGACGGCTGTGGCGTTACGGGAACGGTCGTTGAATCCAAGATGCCTTACCCGCCTGTCCCTGCCTGTGGGGCCGGTGCAGATTAACTCTCCTGAAAAAATGCGTTTAAGGACCCCGGATGAGAAATTAGATACATCCGGTATCCGGGAAAAAAAGAATTCCGACAAGCCAAGCTTTGAAATGCTCAATATTTTAGACACGGTTCGGATTCGCCATGTGGCCGAAAAGGCACGGTCCGCGCTCGCCCGGCACGGCCCCATGACCATCGGGGAGATAGCCGCCATTCATCCGCTGACAGCCGGACTTGAAGAGCTTGTGGCCTTCCTGCGAGTGGCAAAGGCCGTAGGCGCCGCGTCCATGGACAGACAGGAAAAAATTGAGCTGCGCGATAAACAGGGCCATTTCATGCGGGCATCAATTCCATGCTTTCTGCTCAGTGCGGAACTGTTCCCGGAAAATCCTGATAATCTGAACATTTAA
- a CDS encoding DUF4194 domain-containing protein — MKKSNPNELIRETPEPQSFLDRMRLENTAPDDSPDSIPPPGEMGGNFSSDAAQDPAADENGRQTHAAMPAEARRALVFLLRQGVILSARKAKLFEAVCRYETRIRQHLSDVYLTLVLDEKSGVAFIAGMQSEHCQLAGDAVEAREDDVNEDEQYSLISRRVLPLYDTLLLLVLRKYYQSRELCGEQKIIVDIEKIESDLTPFLPLTNSARTDRRKLNGALQKMVSSRILSTVRGSLERFEITPIIRYVVSAEFLESMLKEYERLALEAEPSTAAPDPGIEQP, encoded by the coding sequence ATGAAAAAATCCAATCCCAATGAACTGATTCGGGAAACGCCTGAACCCCAAAGTTTTTTAGACCGGATGAGACTTGAAAATACTGCGCCGGATGACAGCCCGGATTCAATCCCGCCACCAGGCGAAATGGGCGGCAACTTTTCTTCAGATGCAGCACAAGATCCTGCTGCCGATGAAAACGGCCGGCAAACCCACGCGGCCATGCCGGCCGAAGCCCGGCGGGCCCTTGTCTTTTTGTTGCGCCAGGGTGTCATTCTCTCTGCCCGGAAGGCAAAGCTGTTTGAAGCGGTCTGCCGGTATGAAACCCGAATACGGCAGCACCTGTCAGATGTCTATCTCACCCTTGTGCTTGATGAAAAATCGGGCGTGGCCTTTATTGCAGGCATGCAGAGTGAGCATTGCCAGTTGGCCGGGGATGCTGTTGAAGCAAGGGAAGATGACGTGAATGAGGACGAACAGTACTCCCTTATTTCCCGAAGGGTGCTGCCGCTTTATGACACGCTTCTTCTGCTTGTGCTTCGCAAATACTATCAAAGCCGGGAGCTGTGCGGTGAGCAGAAGATCATTGTGGATATTGAAAAAATTGAATCAGATCTGACGCCCTTCCTGCCGTTGACCAACAGTGCCCGGACAGACCGGCGCAAGTTGAACGGCGCGCTGCAGAAAATGGTGAGCAGCCGGATTTTAAGCACGGTCAGAGGAAGCCTTGAACGATTTGAAATCACGCCCATCATCCGCTATGTGGTCAGTGCTGAATTCCTTGAATCCATGCTTAAGGAGTATGAACGGCTGGCCCTGGAGGCAGAACCATCCACAGCAGCCCCTGACCCGGGCATTGAACAACCATAA